A genomic region of Sulfurihydrogenibium sp. contains the following coding sequences:
- a CDS encoding secretin and TonB N-terminal domain-containing protein, producing the protein MVKIISVIFIIFFIFILSVKADEKVNDPIADLITNTTDEEFIKIAFTKKDIPKKDIDNIKQHVVSFSGDNVPLKMVLYAILKGTPYNVIFAPDVDSNKAITLNFKGINLKDALETIMDVAGLSYEVRDKVIYVKGTITKIYKLPYIKTVTSYNSSLGGNVTGGQRGGAGGGVGTGGGGTTGTGGTTTAGGGINGEFQVDYSIDQNDLFAQIEDNIKNILSKNGKYALNKTTGVLVVEDTKDRVKLVEEYLARLKREIDKQVLIEAKILEVSLSDSYSFGVDWSKIIMYPSVVYSQTLSLSNSVASLAVLRNGDIKGVLNAIATFGDIKTLSNPRVLVLNNQPAILTSGRIIPFWTKQLNIVGANIGGTTTTAYPVATYTRRDILDGITLGVTPHIEDDGDIILNIVPISTSIIDTKKLIDGGQVVGEAPILAVKETGTIVRAKSGDIIIIGGLLDKGESDTETKVPVLGDIPVIGNLFKQKTVSKSRKELIIFMKVEKVERF; encoded by the coding sequence ATGGTTAAAATTATTTCAGTAATATTTATTATATTTTTTATATTCATACTTTCAGTTAAAGCTGACGAGAAAGTTAATGACCCTATTGCTGATTTAATAACAAACACGACTGATGAAGAATTTATAAAAATAGCCTTCACAAAAAAAGATATTCCTAAAAAAGATATAGATAATATAAAACAGCATGTTGTTAGCTTTTCCGGTGATAATGTTCCGTTAAAAATGGTTTTATATGCTATCCTTAAAGGTACGCCTTATAATGTTATCTTTGCTCCAGATGTTGATAGTAATAAAGCAATTACGCTAAATTTCAAAGGTATAAATCTAAAAGATGCTCTTGAGACTATTATGGATGTTGCTGGTTTAAGCTACGAAGTTAGAGATAAAGTTATTTATGTTAAAGGTACGATCACGAAAATCTATAAATTGCCTTATATAAAAACTGTAACAAGTTATAACTCATCACTTGGTGGAAATGTTACCGGTGGTCAAAGGGGTGGAGCTGGTGGTGGAGTTGGTACAGGTGGTGGGGGTACTACTGGTACAGGCGGTACAACAACAGCGGGCGGTGGAATCAATGGTGAGTTCCAGGTAGATTATAGTATAGATCAGAACGATTTGTTTGCTCAAATAGAAGACAATATAAAAAATATTCTTTCAAAAAATGGAAAGTATGCTTTAAATAAAACGACCGGTGTGTTGGTAGTAGAAGATACTAAGGATAGAGTTAAGCTTGTTGAAGAGTATCTTGCAAGATTAAAAAGAGAAATTGATAAGCAAGTTTTAATAGAAGCAAAAATTCTGGAAGTTTCTTTAAGTGATAGTTATTCTTTTGGCGTGGATTGGAGTAAAATAATTATGTATCCATCGGTTGTATATTCACAAACATTAAGTCTTTCTAACTCGGTAGCATCTTTAGCGGTATTGAGAAATGGTGACATTAAAGGAGTATTAAATGCCATAGCTACGTTTGGAGATATAAAAACATTATCCAATCCAAGGGTCCTTGTGCTAAATAATCAACCTGCTATTTTAACATCTGGTAGAATTATCCCATTTTGGACAAAACAGCTTAATATAGTGGGAGCAAATATAGGCGGTACCACAACTACAGCCTATCCTGTTGCAACGTATACAAGAAGAGATATTCTTGATGGTATAACTCTTGGAGTAACTCCACACATAGAAGATGATGGTGATATAATTTTAAATATTGTCCCTATATCAACTTCTATTATAGATACTAAAAAGCTTATCGATGGTGGTCAGGTCGTGGGAGAAGCTCCTATTTTGGCAGTTAAAGAAACAGGAACTATAGTTAGAGCTAAAAGCGGTGATATAATTATCATTGGTGGATTACTTGATAAGGGAGAATCAGATACAGAAACAAAAGTTCCGGTCCTTGGAGATATTCCAGTTATAGGAAACCTATTTAAACAAAAAACTGTTTCAAAATCCAGAAAAGAACTGATCATATTCATGAAAGTAGAAAAAGTAGAAAGATTTTAG